AGTACTTGCCGGGCACACTTGAGGCACTTCGTTACGACGTGGGATCGCGCATTGTGGCGATCGAGCGAAGCAGACTTCCCGATCTCGCAGATCTCGAAGCGCCGGGGGACGCCGCATTGCACGCAGCCGGCGCCCGTGAACTCGCGTATCTCGATGCCGGGCATCCCCATGCAGCGCAGGTGGCCTTGGACCACAAGCGGATTCTCGACTTCCATTACCGTGCAGCGGGCGCCACAACGTGGGAGAGACTTCCCGGTTCTCGCAGTCCGGTAGACCGTGAGAGCCGAGGGACACATGAGAGCAATGAGAGCGAAGAGAGCGGTGAAGACCGTCAGAGCCGTGAGCGCAACGGGATTCTTCGGAGCCGAGGGGGCGGCGAAAGCCTCCGGCAGCGCGCAAATCACGAACAGGGAATCGGCCGGTTCCTTGAGCATCTCGTGCGATGCCGGCAGCGGCGCGAGCCGGCACATCCCCCGGCGCAAGCCAGCGAGCGCGTTCCGATCTCACAGGACATTGAAGTCCAGCGTTCGCGCCGCAAGGCAAAGGGTGAGTCGCCACCGTACCCGCCCCACCCGCTCTCACCCCGGCACGACATTCTTTACAACTGCACGTTGCTCTGAAGGCCTTATGAAGCGCGAAGCGTGCATCCGGGCAACACGCGCCAGCCACTCACGCTTCGCAACACATACACCGTCGTGTCGATCGATGGCCCCGTGCCCTGGCTCACGCGGCGGACTTCAGCCGACGCGCGAACTTCTCGCGGAATTTCTTGAGCTTCGGCGCAACGACATAAGCGCAGTAGCCCTGATCGGGGTGCTGGCGGAAGTAGTTCTGGTGATACGCCTCGGCTGGCCAGAACGTTTGCGCCGGCACGACCTGCGTGACAATCGGGTGCTGGTATGTCATCTCAGCCATCAGTTCGGCGATGAGACGGTCGGCCGCTGTTTTTTGTGCGTCGTCGTGATAGAAGATCGCCGAGCGGTACTGCGTGCCGATGTCGTTACCCTGACGGTTGAGCGTGGTCGGATCGTGGATCTGGAAGAACACGACGAGAATTTCTTCGAACGTGACGACGTCCGGGTCATAGGTCACCTGAACCACTTCCGCGTGACCAGTCTCGCCTTCGCAGACCTGCTCGTAGGTCGGATTGTCCACATGCCCGCCTTCGTAGCCGGAGACGACGGACTTCACCCCGTCCAGTTGCTGATAGCAGGCCTCGAGGCACCAGAAACAACCACCGGCCAGCGTGGCGACTTCGGTACGGGTATCGCTGGGAGACTTCGTCTGCTCTGTCATCTTGACCTCGCTTGTCGACTGCGTTCGAGTGTGCGCGCGCCTCCATTCATGACGCGCCGCACCAAACAAATAGGGCGGGCGACCGATGGTTCGATCGCCCGCCCTATTGTCGCGCAGAAGTTCTGCGAACGGCGCAAATACCTTTTGCGCCCCTCGCCGCTCGGCCGGTGCGCCCGCCGTGCATTGAGGCTGCATCGACCGTACGCCGACCACAGCAGGGCGCGGCTTTATCCGGCCTAATGCGACTCGATGCGACTCGATGCGACTTGATGCGGCCATGCCATCCCTATGGGGCCGCGTCAGCCCTCCAGTTGCGTGATCAGCGGATGCAGCAGACGTGCACCGACACGCGCCGTCAGGCCGTCACGGTCATACGTCGGGTTGTACTCCGCGATATCCGCCACGCGCAGCTTGCCCGAGCGTCGTACCACGCCGATGAGCGCCTCGACCACTTCGAACGCCACGCCATGCGCCGCCGGCGCCGACACGCCCGGCGCCTTCTCGCCCGGCAGCACGTCCATGTCAATGGTCAGATACACGTGGCTCACCGTCGCCAGCTTCTTTTCCAACTGCTCGCACATCTGCGGCAGACGATGCGCGAGCATCGTCTCGTCAAGCCAGTAATCGACGTTCAG
This is a stretch of genomic DNA from Pandoraea faecigallinarum. It encodes these proteins:
- the msrA gene encoding peptide-methionine (S)-S-oxide reductase MsrA, with the protein product MTEQTKSPSDTRTEVATLAGGCFWCLEACYQQLDGVKSVVSGYEGGHVDNPTYEQVCEGETGHAEVVQVTYDPDVVTFEEILVVFFQIHDPTTLNRQGNDIGTQYRSAIFYHDDAQKTAADRLIAELMAEMTYQHPIVTQVVPAQTFWPAEAYHQNYFRQHPDQGYCAYVVAPKLKKFREKFARRLKSAA